A stretch of Brassica napus cultivar Da-Ae chromosome C6, Da-Ae, whole genome shotgun sequence DNA encodes these proteins:
- the LOC106406212 gene encoding probable lactoylglutathione lyase, chloroplastic yields MRIISMASTIRPSLLGCVSASPRFPVVSRNLSRSTLSFSHVTQSKLLTLRRSVSCLGVAESGNASTAATEEDLLKWVKDDNRRMLHVVYRVGDLDRTIKFYTECLGMKLLRKRDIPEEKYTNAFLGYGPEDSHFVIELTYNYGVDKYDIGAGFGHFGIAVDDVAKTVELIKAKGGKVTREPGAVKGGKTVIAFIEDPDGYKFELLERGPTPEPLCQVMLRVGDLDRSIKFYEKAFGMELLRTRDNPEYKYTIAMMGYGPEDKTAVLELTYNYGVTEYDKGNAYAQIAIGTDDVYKTAEAVKLFGGKITREPGPLPGISTKITACLDPDGWKSVFVDNVDFLKELE; encoded by the exons ATGAGGATAATCTCAATGGCCTCCACCATCCGACCTTCCTTGCTAGGCTGCGTCTCTGCATCTCCTCGCTTCCCCGTCGTCTCCAGGAATCTCTCTCGCTCCACCCTCTCTTTCTCCC ATGTTACTCAGTCAAAGCTTTTGACTTTGAGAAGAAGCGTAAGCTGCTTAGGAGTAGCTGAATCTGGAAACGCAAGCACGGCCGCTACTGAAGAGGATCTTCTCAAGTGGGTCAAAGATGATAACAGGAGAATGCTTCACGTCGTTTACCGTGTTGGCGATTTAGACCGGACCATAAA GTTCTATACGGAATGTCTTGGAATGAAGCTTCTACGCAAGCGTGATATACCAGAAGAGAAGTATACAAATGCTTTTCTTGGTTATGGTCCCGAAGATTCACATTTTGTCATTGAGCTCACTTATA ATTATGGAGTTGACAAGTATGACATTGGAGCAGGTTTtggtcactttggtattgctGTCGACGAT GTGGCGAAAACGGTAGAACTTATAAAAGCGAAAGGGGGCAAAGTAACAAGGGAGCCTGGTGCTGTCAAAGGTGGTAAAACTGTTATCGCATTCATTGAAGATCCTGATGGTTACAAATTTGAACTCTTGGAGAGAGGTCCTACACCAGAACCTCTTTGCCAAGTTATGCTCCGTGTTGGTGATCTTGACAGGTCCATCAAATTCTATGAGAAG GCTTTTGGAATGGAACTTCTGCGCACAAGAGACAACCCAGAGTACAAG TACACAATAGCTATGATGGGATATGGTCCAGAAGACAAAACTGCAGTCCTAGAGCTGACATATAACTATGGTGTCACTGAATATGATAAAGGAAATGCTTATGCTCAG aTTGCGATAGGGACGGATGACGTGTACAAAACCGCAGAGGCTGTAAAACTCTTTGGTGGGAAAATCACGAGGGAACCTGGTCCCTTACCAGGTATAAGCACAAAGATCACCGCCTGTTTGGATCCTGATGGCTGGAAGTCG GTGTTTGTGGACAATGTTGACTTTCTGAAAGAGCTGGAGTGA